ACGTATTTAATTTGTGTGCTAAATCCAGTCAAAATGCTTACAATCCGGTGATTCTAAATTTTCGGTTATACAATTTAACTGCACATCAACTTAGTAGTTACCATCTAGATTAACAACAGAATTGAAATTTTGTGTCCTATTCCCTGTGGTAACAAAACTAGTCGAAATATTACCTATTACCTATGATGACAGAAGCAAAAAATGTCCTCGGTGAACCCCTAGAAATTTGCTGTACTTCCCCCATGACGGGCTATATGCGTGATGGACGCTGTAACACTGGAGCTATGGATGTGGGAGTTCATATTATTTGTGCAAGGGTGACAGAAGAATTTCTCGCCTTTACCAAAACACGGGGCAATGATTTGAGTACCCCCGTTCCTGCATACAGTTTCCCTGGTTTGAAACCCGGTGACTGTTGGTGTTTGTGTGCGAGTCGGTGGCAAGAAGCACTAGAAGCCGGTGTGGCTCCTCCTGTAAATTTGAGGGCAACTCATGCGCGATCGCTAGAATATGTTTCCCTAGAGGATTTACAAAAACACGCGATCGCAGATTAAGGGAGCAGGGTAATTAACCCTTTGCCCTCCTTCTAAGTCTATGATCTTCGCGCCCCTAGGAAGCCTCACCCACGGACTCAATCACTGCTTCCAGAGCGATCGCAATGTGCGTCCAGTGGGTTCCCCCCTGACAATAGACAATATAAGGCTCCCTTAAAGGACCATCGGCAGAAAACTCCAAGGTACTTCCCTCAATAAATGTGCCCCCAGCCATGACTACCTGGCTCTCGTAACCGGGCATATCATCGGGAATGGGGTCCAGATAGGAACCAATGGGAGAATGCTGCTGTACGGCTTTACAGAAGGCAATCAGCTTATCTGGAGAACCCAGCTTAATCGCTTGAATCACATCACCCCTCGGTGCTAGAGGTGCAGGATTAACTTCATAACCCAACTTGTCAAAGACATAGCCTGTGAGGTAAGTTCCCTTCATCGCTTCCCCCACCATTTGCGGTGCTAAAAATAAACCCTGAAACAACAAACGATTCTGGTCAAAAGTTGCACCCCCGTAGCTACCGATACCCGGAGCAGTTAAACGACAAGCTGCCGCTTCCACTAAATCCGCCCGTCCCGCAACATAACCACCAGCATTGACAATTGTCCCCCCTGGGTTTTTAATCAAAGAACCCGCCATTAAATCTGCGCCGACGTGGGTTGGCTCACGGGTGTCGATAAATTCGCCATAGCAATTATCGACAAAACAAACAGTATTCGGGTTTTGTTCTTTGACGAGGTGAACTATTTTTTCAATATCAGCTATAGATAAACTCGGTCGCCAAGAGTATCCACAGGAACGTTGA
The Calothrix sp. 336/3 DNA segment above includes these coding regions:
- a CDS encoding DUF2237 family protein; the protein is MTEAKNVLGEPLEICCTSPMTGYMRDGRCNTGAMDVGVHIICARVTEEFLAFTKTRGNDLSTPVPAYSFPGLKPGDCWCLCASRWQEALEAGVAPPVNLRATHARSLEYVSLEDLQKHAIAD
- a CDS encoding methionine gamma-lyase family protein; translation: MNSLEQLRQAEQALLQIFSGIDAQVKQNLQRVLSAFRHHRVGAHHFAGVSGYGHDDLGRETLDKVFAEIMGAQAAAVRVQFVSGTHAIACALYGVLRPGDEMLAVVGAPYDTLEEVIGLRGEGQGSLIDFGVSYRQLDLSPQGTVDWQALSHSIRENTRLVLIQRSCGYSWRPSLSIADIEKIVHLVKEQNPNTVCFVDNCYGEFIDTREPTHVGADLMAGSLIKNPGGTIVNAGGYVAGRADLVEAAACRLTAPGIGSYGGATFDQNRLLFQGLFLAPQMVGEAMKGTYLTGYVFDKLGYEVNPAPLAPRGDVIQAIKLGSPDKLIAFCKAVQQHSPIGSYLDPIPDDMPGYESQVVMAGGTFIEGSTLEFSADGPLREPYIVYCQGGTHWTHIAIALEAVIESVGEAS